A single region of the Streptomyces sp. NBC_00425 genome encodes:
- a CDS encoding DUF6114 domain-containing protein — MSAETPDAPGQFTRRRQQFRAWRGTRPFWAGLFVLLAGFPIAYFPYAHLQVGHLTLAMATTAGAGSLIIGVLLGVLGISLWFQKHVQVFAGVAAILLGLVSIPVSNLGGFLIGFFFALIGGAMAVSWAPGTPPAPAAGPGASADAGGAPEGAFPEGPAKTGDLTANPYSTGPDRTGGPSFTKDADGPGEPHDLHDLHDLSGTSPANGANGRHSAG, encoded by the coding sequence ATGAGCGCCGAGACCCCTGACGCCCCCGGCCAGTTCACCCGCCGGAGGCAGCAGTTCCGCGCCTGGCGGGGGACCAGGCCGTTCTGGGCGGGCCTGTTCGTCCTTCTCGCCGGCTTCCCCATCGCCTACTTCCCCTACGCCCACCTCCAGGTGGGCCACCTGACTCTGGCGATGGCGACCACGGCGGGCGCGGGGTCGCTGATCATCGGCGTTCTGCTGGGCGTGCTGGGCATCAGTCTGTGGTTCCAGAAGCACGTTCAGGTCTTCGCGGGCGTCGCGGCGATCCTGCTCGGCCTGGTGTCCATCCCGGTGTCCAACCTCGGCGGCTTCCTCATCGGCTTCTTCTTCGCGCTGATCGGCGGGGCGATGGCCGTGTCGTGGGCGCCCGGCACGCCGCCCGCGCCCGCCGCGGGCCCGGGGGCGTCCGCGGACGCCGGAGGAGCTCCCGAAGGCGCGTTCCCCGAGGGCCCCGCGAAGACGGGCGACCTCACCGCGAACCCGTACAGCACGGGCCCGGACCGGACCGGCGGGCCGTCCTTCACGAAGGACGCCGACGGACCGGGCGAGCCGCACGATCTGCACGACCTGCACGATCTGTCAGGAACGAGCCCGGCGAACGGGGCGAACGGGAGGCACAGTGCCGGCTGA
- a CDS encoding DUF6230 family protein, which yields MESQVRGGTRWKRFAVVMVPSVAATACIGVALAQGALAASFSVSGQSFKVTADKLVGTGFAQYGAIDSGYNLDGSKTAHAVAVSSFTKAEITNMCQSVVTPNIPLLGSVSLTLKAGGGGKPVEADNLYIDVEDLSADATFENIRIGVAGKDLKGPGIKSGDAANPFGFGQDADKATLTDVKQTAWATTAGTFKLSGLKMSLSSGVKECY from the coding sequence ATGGAGTCCCAGGTGCGTGGCGGGACCAGATGGAAGCGCTTCGCTGTGGTCATGGTGCCCAGCGTCGCCGCTACGGCGTGTATAGGTGTCGCCCTCGCGCAGGGTGCACTGGCCGCGTCGTTCAGTGTTTCGGGGCAGTCGTTCAAGGTCACCGCCGACAAGCTCGTCGGTACCGGCTTCGCGCAGTACGGAGCCATCGACTCGGGGTACAACCTCGACGGCAGCAAGACTGCTCACGCGGTCGCGGTCTCGTCCTTCACCAAGGCCGAGATCACGAACATGTGCCAGTCCGTGGTCACGCCGAACATCCCGCTGCTCGGCTCGGTGAGCCTGACGCTGAAGGCGGGCGGCGGCGGCAAGCCGGTCGAGGCCGACAACCTCTACATCGACGTCGAGGACCTCAGCGCCGACGCGACGTTCGAGAACATCCGGATCGGCGTCGCCGGCAAGGACCTCAAGGGTCCCGGCATCAAGAGCGGTGACGCCGCCAACCCGTTCGGCTTCGGTCAGGACGCCGACAAGGCCACCCTGACCGACGTGAAGCAGACGGCGTGGGCCACCACCGCCGGAACCTTCAAGCTCAGCGGCCTGAAGATGTCGCTGTCGTCGGGCGTCAAGGAGTGCTACTAA
- a CDS encoding tetratricopeptide repeat protein yields MQPRNMSMSGVVDLAAVKAAQEAKAKAEQTRAEAARQGGVGAVSPADLVIDVDEAGFEQEVLQRSAEVPVVIDFWAEWCQPCKQLSPVLERLAVEYAGRFLLAKIDVDANQMLMQQFGVQGIPAVFAVVAGQALPLFQGAAGEAQIRQTLDQLVQVAEERFGLTGLTVDPDAEPGDVRAAPAEAVGPYDALLEAAVQALDAGDFGGAVQAYKNVLADDPGNPEAQLGLAQAELLQRVGGMDPQQVRKDAAERPTDVTAQIAAADLDLVGGHVEDAFGRLIDTVRRTAGDDRDAARVRLLELFDVVGSEDPRVAAARRALARALF; encoded by the coding sequence ATGCAGCCACGGAACATGTCCATGAGCGGAGTCGTCGACCTCGCCGCGGTGAAGGCGGCCCAGGAGGCCAAGGCCAAGGCGGAGCAGACGCGCGCCGAAGCGGCACGGCAGGGCGGCGTCGGAGCCGTCTCCCCGGCCGACCTCGTGATCGACGTCGACGAGGCGGGTTTCGAGCAGGAGGTCCTGCAGCGGTCCGCCGAGGTGCCCGTCGTCATCGACTTCTGGGCCGAGTGGTGTCAGCCGTGCAAACAGCTGAGCCCGGTCCTGGAGCGGCTCGCCGTCGAGTACGCCGGCCGCTTCCTGCTCGCCAAGATCGACGTCGACGCCAACCAGATGCTGATGCAGCAGTTCGGGGTACAGGGCATTCCGGCCGTGTTCGCCGTCGTCGCCGGGCAGGCGCTGCCGCTCTTCCAGGGCGCCGCCGGCGAGGCGCAGATCCGCCAGACCCTCGACCAGCTGGTGCAGGTGGCAGAGGAGCGGTTCGGGCTGACCGGCCTGACCGTCGACCCCGACGCCGAGCCGGGCGACGTCCGAGCGGCCCCGGCCGAGGCCGTCGGACCGTACGACGCCCTCCTCGAAGCCGCCGTACAGGCCCTGGACGCGGGCGACTTCGGCGGCGCGGTACAGGCCTACAAGAACGTGCTGGCCGACGACCCCGGTAATCCCGAAGCCCAACTCGGTCTGGCTCAGGCCGAGTTGCTCCAGCGTGTCGGCGGCATGGATCCGCAGCAGGTGCGCAAGGACGCGGCCGAACGTCCCACGGACGTGACGGCCCAGATCGCCGCGGCCGACCTGGACCTGGTGGGCGGTCATGTCGAGGACGCCTTCGGCAGGCTCATCGACACCGTGCGTCGCACGGCCGGCGACGACCGGGACGCCGCGCGGGTGCGGTTGCTCGAACTGTTCGACGTGGTCGGCTCCGAGGACCCGCGGGTGGCGGCGGCGCGGCGGGCGCTGGCGCGCGCGCTGTTCTGA
- a CDS encoding TetR/AcrR family transcriptional regulator codes for MQSRPPAARTGRPRSAAADAAILAATRAALVELGWSKLTLGDVATRAGVAKTTLYRRWAGKNELVVDAVAELFDELELPDRGSLAADIEGVVLQFAAILARPEAKSGLMAVVAESTRDDALRERIRASIVDPQKDLVLEGRSRAQVRGELPPESDPAEAARTVDLIFDVVAGAVVHRTLVSAEPADEEWVHGFTRVLLLGLASASGQAGT; via the coding sequence ATGCAGAGCCGCCCGCCCGCCGCCCGCACGGGCCGTCCGCGCAGCGCCGCCGCGGACGCCGCGATCCTGGCCGCGACGCGTGCGGCACTGGTCGAACTGGGCTGGTCGAAACTGACCCTGGGCGACGTGGCGACACGCGCCGGCGTCGCCAAGACGACGCTCTACCGCCGCTGGGCCGGCAAGAACGAACTGGTCGTCGACGCGGTCGCGGAACTGTTCGACGAGCTCGAACTCCCCGACCGCGGCAGCCTCGCCGCCGACATCGAGGGCGTGGTCCTGCAGTTCGCGGCGATCCTGGCCCGGCCGGAGGCCAAGAGCGGCCTGATGGCGGTCGTCGCCGAGTCCACCCGCGACGACGCGCTGCGCGAGCGCATCCGCGCCTCCATCGTCGACCCGCAGAAGGATCTGGTCCTGGAGGGCCGCTCCCGGGCCCAGGTCCGCGGTGAGCTCCCCCCGGAGTCCGACCCGGCCGAGGCCGCGCGCACCGTCGACCTCATCTTCGACGTGGTGGCCGGCGCGGTGGTGCACCGCACCCTGGTCAGCGCGGAACCCGCGGACGAGGAATGGGTGCACGGCTTCACCCGGGTCCTGCTGCTGGGCCTGGCGTCGGCCTCCGGGCAGGCCGGGACCTGA
- a CDS encoding acyl-CoA mutase large subunit family protein translates to MDADVIEEGRRRWQARYDASRKREADFTTLSGDPVEPVYGPRAGDAYDGFERIGWPGEYPFTRGLYPTGYRGRTWTIRQFAGFGNAEQTNERYKMILANGGGGLSVAFDMPTLMGRDSDDRRSLGEVGHCGVAIDSAADMEVLFKDIPLGEVTTSMTISGPAVPVFCMYLVAAERQGVDPGVLNGTLQTDIFKEYIAQKEWLFPPEPHLRLIGDLMEYCAAGIPAYKPLSVSGYHIREAGATAAQELAYTLADGFGYVELGLSRGLDVDVFAPGLSFFFDAHVDFFEEIAKFRAARRIWARWMRDVYGARSEKAQWLRFHTQTAGVSLTAQQPYNNVVRTAVEALAAVLGGTNSLHTNALDETLALPSEQAAEIALRTQQVLMEETGVANVADPLGGSWFVEQLTDRIEADAEKIFEQIRERGLRAHPDGRHPIGPITSGILRGIEDGWFTGEIAESAFQYQQALEKGDKRVVGVNAHTGSVTGDLEILRVSHEVEREQVRALGARRAARDEPAVRSALAAMLTAARDGANMIGPMLDAVRAEATLGEICDVLRDEWGVYTEPPGF, encoded by the coding sequence ATGGACGCTGACGTCATCGAGGAGGGCCGCCGTCGCTGGCAGGCCCGGTACGACGCTTCGCGCAAGCGTGAGGCCGACTTCACCACGCTCTCGGGAGACCCGGTGGAGCCGGTGTACGGGCCGCGGGCCGGTGACGCCTACGACGGCTTCGAGCGGATCGGCTGGCCGGGGGAGTACCCCTTCACGCGCGGCCTGTACCCCACCGGCTACCGCGGGCGCACCTGGACCATCCGGCAGTTCGCCGGGTTCGGCAACGCCGAGCAGACCAACGAGCGCTACAAGATGATCCTGGCCAACGGCGGGGGCGGTCTCTCCGTCGCCTTCGACATGCCGACCCTGATGGGCCGCGACTCCGACGACCGCCGCTCGCTGGGCGAGGTCGGCCACTGCGGCGTCGCCATCGACTCCGCCGCCGACATGGAGGTCCTGTTCAAGGACATCCCGCTCGGCGAGGTCACCACGTCGATGACGATCAGCGGGCCCGCCGTGCCCGTCTTCTGCATGTACCTGGTCGCCGCCGAACGCCAGGGCGTCGACCCCGGCGTCCTCAACGGCACGCTCCAGACGGACATCTTCAAGGAGTACATCGCCCAGAAGGAGTGGCTCTTCCCGCCCGAGCCGCACCTGCGCCTCATCGGCGACCTGATGGAGTACTGCGCGGCCGGCATCCCCGCCTACAAGCCGCTGTCCGTCTCCGGGTACCACATCCGTGAGGCCGGCGCGACGGCCGCGCAGGAGCTCGCCTACACGCTGGCGGACGGCTTCGGGTACGTGGAACTGGGGCTCAGCCGCGGGCTGGACGTCGACGTGTTCGCGCCCGGGCTGTCCTTCTTCTTCGACGCGCACGTCGACTTCTTCGAGGAGATCGCCAAGTTCCGCGCGGCGCGCAGGATCTGGGCGCGCTGGATGCGGGACGTCTACGGGGCCAGGAGCGAGAAGGCCCAGTGGCTGCGCTTCCACACCCAGACCGCCGGCGTCTCGCTGACCGCCCAGCAGCCGTACAACAACGTGGTGCGCACGGCCGTCGAGGCGCTAGCGGCGGTGCTCGGCGGCACCAACTCGCTGCACACCAACGCCCTCGACGAGACCCTCGCGCTGCCGAGCGAGCAGGCGGCCGAGATCGCGCTGCGCACCCAGCAGGTGCTCATGGAGGAGACCGGCGTCGCCAACGTGGCGGACCCGCTGGGCGGCTCGTGGTTCGTCGAGCAGCTGACGGACCGGATCGAGGCCGACGCGGAGAAGATCTTCGAGCAGATCAGAGAGCGCGGGCTGCGGGCGCACCCCGACGGACGGCACCCGATCGGTCCGATCACCTCCGGCATCCTGCGGGGCATCGAGGACGGCTGGTTCACCGGGGAGATCGCGGAGTCGGCCTTCCAGTACCAGCAGGCCCTGGAGAAGGGGGACAAGCGGGTCGTCGGCGTCAACGCGCACACCGGGTCGGTGACCGGGGACCTGGAGATCCTGCGGGTCAGCCACGAGGTGGAGCGGGAGCAGGTGCGGGCCCTCGGGGCACGCAGGGCCGCCCGGGACGAGCCGGCCGTGCGGAGCGCCCTCGCGGCGATGCTGACGGCCGCCCGTGACGGGGCCAACATGATCGGTCCCATGCTGGACGCGGTGCGCGCCGAGGCCACCCTGGGCGAGATCTGCGACGTGCTGCGGGACGAGTGGGGCGTGTACACGGAGCCGCCCGGCTTCTGA
- a CDS encoding DUF3817 domain-containing protein: protein MKKSVLTRYRVLAYVTGVLLVLLCLGVIAKYILDVDGAADFTRVVGFAHGWLYVLYLVFAFDLGSKAKWPVGKLLWVLLAGTVPTAAFFVERRISRELAPAAAFEDAAVIKA from the coding sequence ATGAAGAAGAGCGTGCTGACCCGCTACCGCGTCCTGGCCTATGTCACCGGTGTGCTGCTGGTCCTGCTGTGTCTGGGCGTGATCGCCAAGTACATCCTGGACGTCGACGGGGCCGCGGACTTCACCCGCGTCGTCGGATTCGCGCACGGCTGGCTCTACGTCCTCTACCTCGTCTTCGCCTTCGACCTGGGCTCCAAGGCGAAGTGGCCGGTCGGCAAGCTGCTGTGGGTGCTGCTGGCCGGGACCGTCCCGACGGCCGCCTTCTTCGTGGAGCGCAGGATCAGCCGCGAGCTGGCCCCCGCGGCCGCGTTCGAGGACGCCGCGGTCATCAAGGCGTAG
- a CDS encoding MarR family winged helix-turn-helix transcriptional regulator produces MPKPLSLAFDPIARADELWKQRWGNVPSMAAITSIMRAHQILLAEVDAVVKPYGLTFARYEALVLLTFSKEGELTMSKIGERLQVHPTSVTNTVDRLVRSGLVDKRPNPNDGRGTLAVITGKGREVVEAATRDLMAMDFGLGVYDAEECGEIFAMLRPLRVAAHDFDED; encoded by the coding sequence GTGCCGAAACCGCTCAGCCTCGCCTTCGATCCCATCGCCCGCGCCGACGAGCTCTGGAAGCAGCGCTGGGGGAACGTGCCGTCCATGGCGGCGATCACCTCGATCATGCGCGCGCACCAGATCCTGCTCGCCGAGGTGGACGCGGTGGTCAAGCCCTACGGGCTGACGTTCGCACGCTACGAGGCGCTGGTGCTGCTCACCTTCTCCAAGGAGGGCGAGCTGACCATGTCCAAGATCGGCGAGCGGCTCCAGGTGCACCCCACCTCGGTGACGAACACCGTGGACCGGCTGGTGAGGTCGGGTCTGGTGGACAAGCGCCCCAACCCCAACGACGGCCGCGGCACGCTCGCCGTGATCACCGGCAAGGGCCGCGAGGTCGTCGAGGCGGCCACCCGCGACCTGATGGCGATGGACTTCGGGCTCGGGGTGTACGACGCGGAGGAGTGCGGGGAGATCTTCGCGATGCTGCGGCCCCTGCGGGTCGCCGCGCACGACTTCGACGAGGACTGA
- a CDS encoding MFS transporter — protein MSDVTTAAAEAPPTGYLRVFAVREFRAVFAAHLLSMLGVIVAEIALTVLVYDLTGSPLLSALAWALGFLPYVVGGTLLAGVADRFPARRVLVGCDLVCAACVLPMTAPGAHLAVLLALRCCLAVVSPVFAGTRMATLADILGDGDLFVLGRSLLRITAQSALLVGFGLGGVLLTVASPRQALLLTVATFLASAALLRLGTRSRPARARTGGALVADSLEGARRVLADRRTRALLLLFWVPPTFAVAPEALSAPYADDLGVGSVGLGLLMCALPVGTVAGELYAGARLRPAARERIALPLACVTVLPYLGYAFHPGLAVSLLLLVAAGAGSAYTLGLDQWIVRDVPEELRGRAMTLLTAGLMTFQGVGMALAGVAAEVAGVAWTVAGAGVLGVLCCVLTAREVRRTETRDGADHDVTGR, from the coding sequence ATGTCAGACGTCACGACGGCCGCCGCCGAGGCCCCGCCCACCGGATATCTCCGGGTCTTCGCCGTCCGCGAGTTCCGGGCCGTCTTCGCCGCCCACCTGCTGTCCATGCTCGGCGTCATCGTCGCCGAGATCGCGCTCACCGTCCTCGTCTACGACCTGACGGGCTCACCCCTGCTGAGCGCCCTGGCCTGGGCCCTCGGTTTCCTGCCCTACGTCGTCGGCGGCACCCTGCTGGCCGGCGTCGCCGACCGGTTCCCGGCCCGGCGCGTCCTGGTCGGCTGCGACCTGGTGTGCGCGGCGTGCGTGCTCCCCATGACGGCCCCGGGCGCGCACCTCGCGGTCCTGCTCGCCCTGCGCTGTTGCCTCGCCGTGGTCTCGCCGGTCTTCGCGGGCACCCGCATGGCGACCCTCGCGGACATCCTGGGCGACGGCGACCTGTTCGTCCTCGGCCGCTCCCTGCTGCGCATCACCGCGCAGAGCGCCCTGCTCGTCGGCTTCGGGCTCGGCGGCGTGCTGCTCACGGTGGCCTCCCCGCGCCAGGCCCTCCTCCTGACCGTCGCCACCTTCCTCGCCTCCGCCGCGCTGCTGCGCCTCGGCACCCGCAGCCGCCCGGCCCGCGCGCGGACCGGCGGGGCGCTGGTCGCCGACTCCCTCGAAGGCGCCCGGCGGGTCCTCGCCGACCGGCGCACCCGGGCGCTGCTGCTGCTCTTCTGGGTGCCGCCGACGTTCGCCGTCGCCCCCGAGGCGCTGTCCGCGCCGTACGCCGACGACCTCGGCGTCGGCTCCGTCGGTCTGGGGCTGCTGATGTGCGCGCTGCCGGTCGGCACGGTCGCCGGCGAGCTGTACGCCGGAGCCCGGCTGCGGCCCGCCGCCCGCGAACGGATCGCCCTCCCGCTGGCCTGCGTCACCGTGCTGCCCTACCTCGGCTACGCCTTCCACCCCGGCCTCGCCGTCTCGCTGCTCCTGCTGGTAGCCGCCGGGGCCGGGTCGGCGTACACCCTCGGCCTCGACCAGTGGATCGTCCGGGACGTCCCCGAGGAGCTGCGCGGACGGGCCATGACGCTGCTCACCGCCGGACTGATGACCTTCCAGGGCGTCGGCATGGCGCTGGCGGGGGTCGCCGCCGAGGTGGCGGGGGTGGCATGGACCGTCGCGGGGGCGGGCGTGCTGGGGGTGCTGTGCTGCGTCCTGACGGCCCGGGAGGTCCGGAGGACCGAAACGCGAGACGGGGCTGACCACGATGTGACCGGCCGGTAA
- a CDS encoding ArsR/SmtB family transcription factor yields the protein MSSRLHFGEEDFLRCRFAVSPLWETQEVARTLKRPDRHGYHTPWLRRIRTAASALDLTGLWLVMPRRGHSPDWLCPPPLGPAAGFEEEIAAVRAADPRAAREDTARSLADTPGALASPQGRAWLADPERMIRELADVLEEIWRTLLAPDWPRLRALLEADVVFHSRRLAEVGLGGLLPEINRRCGWRAGTLTVASNGEHERHLGGQGLVLMPSVFSWPDVVSGFDPPWQPTLVYPARGIAGLWSDPADRAQRLPDALVRLLGRGRAAVLGALDDPASTSALAHRLGLAPSSVSAHLGVLREAGLLVSRRYGHQVLYERTPLGIALVSGDAH from the coding sequence GTGTCCTCGCGTCTGCACTTCGGGGAGGAGGACTTCCTGCGCTGCCGCTTCGCGGTGTCCCCGCTGTGGGAGACGCAGGAGGTCGCGCGCACGCTCAAGCGGCCCGACCGGCACGGCTACCACACGCCCTGGCTGCGCCGGATCCGCACGGCGGCCTCGGCGCTCGACCTGACGGGGCTGTGGCTCGTCATGCCGCGCCGGGGTCACTCCCCCGACTGGCTGTGTCCGCCGCCGCTCGGACCCGCGGCCGGGTTCGAGGAGGAGATCGCCGCCGTGCGGGCCGCGGACCCGCGAGCCGCCCGGGAGGACACCGCCCGCTCGCTGGCGGACACCCCCGGCGCACTGGCCTCGCCGCAGGGGCGGGCCTGGCTGGCGGATCCGGAACGGATGATCCGGGAGCTCGCCGACGTGCTGGAGGAGATCTGGCGCACCCTGCTCGCGCCGGACTGGCCCCGGCTGCGCGCCCTGCTGGAGGCGGACGTCGTCTTCCACTCCCGCCGCCTCGCCGAGGTGGGCCTGGGCGGGCTGCTGCCGGAGATCAACCGCCGGTGCGGCTGGCGGGCCGGCACGCTGACCGTCGCCTCGAACGGCGAGCACGAGCGGCATCTCGGCGGCCAGGGGCTGGTGCTGATGCCGAGCGTGTTCTCGTGGCCGGACGTGGTGAGCGGCTTCGACCCGCCCTGGCAGCCCACGCTGGTCTACCCGGCGCGGGGCATCGCGGGTCTGTGGAGCGACCCCGCCGACCGTGCGCAGCGTCTTCCCGACGCGCTCGTGCGGCTGCTCGGCCGGGGGCGGGCCGCCGTGCTCGGCGCGCTCGACGATCCGGCGAGCACGTCGGCCCTGGCGCACCGCCTCGGGCTCGCCCCGTCGTCGGTCTCCGCGCACCTGGGCGTGCTGCGCGAGGCGGGGCTGCTGGTGTCCCGCCGCTACGGCCACCAGGTGCTGTACGAGCGGACGCCGCTGGGCATCGCGCTGGTGTCGGGCGACGCTCATTGA
- a CDS encoding matrixin family metalloprotease: MAGRRGPDQPGRAITAFLLAVTLAVLCVGQAPRTPACSLARGELTVEDLPAGSSVLDCPAVGRVVTHDGAGLAVPGPGTTVSVDALTADGSAHGFTLTVAADGTVSYSYEAARTEAVRGGRADAPAPCADTAYATAGRKEYGTYEWFLGDGHLPGGISRAEARQAFEEAVATITASRNDCGLDDRVAARARYLSTTSSKADIDRESRCMRPDGLSVWDTGDLGGDAVATTCSWSRPAPGGGPEELLEADVRFNTHDYAFTDDPSGACTRAYDLRSVATHEAGHVFGLAHSGPGHENLTMFASSFACSTSARTLGKGDVLGLRSLYR; this comes from the coding sequence GTGGCAGGGCGGCGCGGGCCGGACCAACCCGGCAGGGCGATCACGGCGTTCCTCCTGGCGGTGACACTGGCGGTGCTCTGCGTGGGCCAGGCGCCCCGGACGCCCGCCTGCTCGCTCGCTCGTGGCGAGCTCACCGTCGAGGACCTGCCCGCCGGCTCCTCGGTGCTCGACTGTCCCGCGGTCGGACGCGTGGTCACCCACGACGGCGCGGGCCTGGCGGTGCCCGGACCCGGCACGACGGTCAGCGTCGACGCCCTCACCGCGGACGGGTCGGCGCACGGCTTCACCCTGACGGTCGCCGCCGACGGCACCGTCTCCTACTCCTACGAGGCGGCCCGCACCGAGGCCGTCCGGGGCGGCCGCGCCGACGCCCCCGCCCCCTGCGCCGACACCGCCTACGCCACCGCGGGCCGCAAGGAGTACGGCACGTACGAGTGGTTCCTCGGCGACGGTCACCTGCCCGGCGGAATCTCCCGGGCCGAGGCCAGGCAGGCCTTCGAGGAGGCCGTCGCCACCATCACCGCCAGCCGCAACGACTGCGGTCTCGACGACCGGGTCGCAGCGAGGGCCCGCTATCTGTCGACCACCTCCAGCAAGGCCGACATCGACCGGGAGTCCCGCTGTATGCGCCCCGACGGCCTGAGCGTCTGGGACACGGGCGATCTCGGCGGCGACGCCGTCGCCACCACCTGTTCCTGGAGCCGCCCGGCGCCCGGCGGGGGGCCGGAGGAACTGCTCGAGGCCGACGTCCGCTTCAACACCCACGACTACGCGTTCACCGACGACCCGTCCGGCGCCTGCACGCGCGCGTACGACCTCCGCAGCGTCGCCACGCACGAGGCCGGGCACGTCTTCGGCCTCGCCCACTCCGGCCCGGGACACGAGAACCTCACCATGTTCGCGAGCTCGTTCGCCTGCTCCACGAGCGCCCGCACCCTCGGCAAGGGCGACGTCCTCGGCCTGCGCAGCCTCTACCGTTGA
- a CDS encoding MTH1187 family thiamine-binding protein, which yields MIVAFSITPLGVGEDVGEYVADAVRVVRESGLPNRTDAMFTSVEGEWDEVMDVVRRAVAAVEARAPRVSLVLKADIRPGVTDGLTSKVATVERHLAP from the coding sequence ATGATCGTCGCTTTCTCCATCACCCCGTTGGGTGTCGGCGAGGACGTCGGCGAGTACGTCGCCGACGCCGTTCGGGTGGTCCGCGAGTCCGGCCTGCCGAACCGCACCGACGCCATGTTCACCTCCGTCGAGGGCGAGTGGGACGAGGTGATGGACGTCGTCCGGCGGGCCGTCGCCGCCGTCGAGGCACGCGCCCCGCGCGTTTCCCTCGTCCTGAAGGCGGACATCCGCCCCGGCGTGACGGACGGCCTCACCTCGAAGGTGGCGACCGTGGAGCGGCATCTCGCGCCGTGA
- a CDS encoding DUF3817 domain-containing protein, protein MDLKTASALRRLRLVSAPEAVSFLLLLVCSVLKRTTDFDAVPVMGWVHAVLFLLYLLFWADAWYRTKWSRNTAALYFVLAVLPTGGFFAERRLRRESVDAVIASRARKEGVVNA, encoded by the coding sequence GTGGACCTGAAGACCGCCTCCGCCCTCCGCCGCCTGCGCCTGGTCTCCGCCCCGGAGGCCGTGTCGTTCCTCCTGCTGCTGGTCTGCTCGGTGCTGAAGCGGACCACGGACTTCGACGCCGTGCCCGTGATGGGCTGGGTCCACGCCGTGCTGTTCCTGCTGTACCTGCTGTTCTGGGCCGACGCCTGGTACCGCACCAAGTGGTCCCGGAACACCGCGGCCCTGTACTTCGTCCTCGCGGTCCTGCCGACCGGCGGTTTCTTCGCCGAGCGCAGGCTGCGCCGCGAGTCGGTGGACGCCGTCATCGCCTCCCGCGCCCGCAAGGAAGGCGTCGTGAACGCATGA